The genomic window CCCATAATATACTAACGCTCTCATAGTATCAAAGAATCCTCCCGCCTCACAATAACAGATCTCTCCCCCTGGAACCACCCCCGCCTTCTCGAGGTGacctttcccctcctcccttcaacccccccgtTCTACCCCCATCTCTTACTAACCTTGTATAGCTCCAAAAACCACTGGTCTACCTCTTCGCCCCGACCCCCTCCGCCCGTGACAACCTCCGCAGCCAGTACCTCCGTTTTGCAAAGGATTACCACCAGCAATTCGTCTCCATTCTTGTTGATCCTCACCTATTCCCTGATCTCATGCCCCAGTTGGGGTTGCTTGACACGACAAGGTTCCCGGCGGGGGCTGTGCGTCTCGTGGCTGAAGATAAAACATATCCATACCCTCAAACGGAAGAGATGACGTTAGGGAAGGTGcaggggtgggggatgaggatttggcaggggggggttgaggcttgggttcccggtggtggtgagaagaaagggggggatagtgggaagaaggaaggagggggggatagTGGGATTAGGATTCAGGGAAAGGTagggacgaagaggaaggttactgttggtggtgggggatgggggaaggggaagggcaaGATTCCGACGATACCAGGGGTGAGGATTAATATTCctggggtgaggagggatgaGCTTTAggtgaagaaaagaaggggggagaggtgaGAAAgatgaaagaaaaagagagggggggaaggggagaaggcaagaaaaaaaacgTAAAATGGAAAGGTACTCCTGAAATCAGGAGTTGTTATCTTTTGACCGACCCAGGGATCGAACCTGGCACCTTTTGTGTGTGAGACAAACGTGATAACCACTACACCAGCCGGCCTTTGgatgagggttagggtcagTGGCTGGATTATTATTTGGACTGGAATGGAGGGGTGGTAGGTTTCAGGACAAAGACCCATAACCAAACGGAATGTAGTGTCAGGAGGTCCAGCCTTGAGATAGATCTCCCATGATATGCCTTGTATAACACTTGGATTAATGGCTAAAAAACCAATATCTTGAACGCATCTCACCGGCCCGGATACCATCGGCGCTCGGCTCCGGTACCTCTCCCGATCCGATGTCAGGACCCCCGCAGCCTGTACTACTTCTCCAACTTGCCTATCAGGGAATCACACAGAAACGGCCTAGATAAGGGACGCCTCGCATCACATAAGCTTTGCTCTTATCTAATTGTTTGAAGAACTTGATATCCACCCCACACACGCTCATTCTCACTTTCATAACTCCAAGAGTGAAGAACCTCAGTAACAGGCAGTTTTAGAGACGGGACTTTGTAAAGTGCCACAGGTTCCCGACCGACCGGATGAGTATCTGCACTGTGGTCCATCAGCGGTGGAATATTTTGGGTTTCTATCCGATTTGAGGGCCATATCATACGTATTTCAGTTCCCCGTTCCTATTTTTTCATGAATACGTTACTCACACACTCTTAGCCGCCGTTTCCAAAGTAGTCTCTGTCAATATGAcacctctcctcgtcctcctcgccttcgcccTCTTGCTCATCTACCTCTTatctcccctcctttccAGAGACCCCCTACCAGGCCCCCTCTACGCCCGCCTAACCTCCCTCATTCTCAAATACCACGAGTTCACCGCCACACGAACCACCTACATCcactccctccacctccgctACGGCCCCGTAGTCCGCATCGCCCCTAACGAAGTTGCTTTTGCTTCGGCTGCTGCCGCAAAAGAAATCTACTGCAGCAATGGGAGCGGCTACGACAAGACCGAGTGGTATGATTTGTTCAAGGTGTATGACCGGCGAACAATGTTCACTACCTTGGGGAAGAGTGAGCATgcaaagaggaagagattgCTGGCGGATCGGTATGCGAATAGTAATATTATGAAGGGGGGGGTTATGGAGGGGATCAAGCAGCGGGCGAGGACGTTTGGGGAGTTGTGTGGACaggggggaaaggagggggtggatttATACGCGAGTTCCCTTTTTTGAGTGAAAGGATATGCTGCTAACTGACTCTGTAGGTCCGTGAGTGCTGCCAGATCAACATATAACCGCTATCAAGACGTGAAAAACTGACACACAGAAAAGTCCTCCACGCCTACGCCTTCGACTGCGTaaccctccacctcttccacccacactcaaccaactccctcaccgacCCCAAAGACTCAGAAATCATGCTCGAAGTCACCTTTGACAGCTCCCTCCAAAACCGGCTCCTGAGCCAttactcccccctcctccaccgcctcctcaacaccttcaTGGTCAGcatcctctctctcaaaCCCCGTGAAACC from Podospora pseudoanserina strain CBS 124.78 chromosome 7 map unlocalized CBS124.78p_7.2, whole genome shotgun sequence includes these protein-coding regions:
- a CDS encoding uncharacterized protein (EggNog:ENOG503P31K; COG:O), whose product is MSTLPPSSASLEEEWTTATALADKHSRTLLSIDCSEHPTHCEIQPSMTFPSIFLLQANKPPVKYLGPLLSKSLNNFLSRSTRLQPTLLTQVDDLAKFKTSDETVFILFLPRPQEFVTSVYEDLAQKYKNEFTFGTVVGVDELLEKERVDLELNGVLVVYKPLDGETEKLDLTTANSGVDEVEKFIKESSRLTITDLSPWNHPRLLELQKPLVYLFAPTPSARDNLRSQYLRFAKDYHQQFVSILVDPHLFPDLMPQLGLLDTTRFPAGAVRLVAEDKTYPYPQTEEMTLGKVQGWGMRIWQGGVEAWVPGGGEKKGGDSGKKEGGGDSGIRIQGKVGTKRKVTVGGGGWGKGKGKIPTIPGVRINIPGVRRDEL